One part of the Spartinivicinus poritis genome encodes these proteins:
- a CDS encoding BRCT domain-containing protein, whose protein sequence is MSLRLTLDQLHRALQVSDPQLVRLIIQLSQQIEIPEKPIRQGADTFDSFIAEISTSVFRKKPKEEQWALRVERIKALEVADAEVPLTECLKLHQILFALYEKNDAFSRWCLLAVFPEIELTYGPWRALKAIFKQAEADNDTIIYGALAARFDQALASGHFKINRSTLVYLTRRAWRYLRRKGEQLPACYPDTACDVLAHYTDDTHWSRTWIANHIFYHENGQYNRNRFTFRSRPSTLLKYRAFTDSWRLTPRPLFALLEQAQAEQVRRYATTALKTDFRASLREVEPQWISRLVGNQSATIDDFVIWVLDNVPRFEQTAFKTLGLHDSVLALFNSPSDNARVYAATYARTHARDLSIPSLIRLIDNSNETVRQLAFDLIQSHEPRKGIGLDNWGAILETHYGYQFAESVLLKHFSKRELTPGWYQQRLLQPSSNGFDFAVKHLTQHHSNKSLGALYFSQLLEMLDYQQQRARKTIRFACEALTEFDLNSLPTDFLKATLINPKTQRYIAHWVDQGLLSPKSLELTFLKAIAFHPSWEQDAWLTALKQSKPWAKELTYSQELAETIFSWLADIRHFTPEQLSFDWLMTLVERSEPLYHDFAVDVMNRAFLPADFAPDTGEQQPSKVATSAETEINVDFGGDSFLFTGKLAKMTRSEAKNKVTTAGGSNASGVTKKLKWLVIGDEGSPLYGEGRKGSKQVKAESLIEEGAELKIISETAFLQMLADEQREFSDDAIEAGCNRLWEMITTPGKEDAPLTLFALSYIRHHHPDICLKETDRPVDPGAEIPADFLSFERVQPLFNDNRVNIRAFALELAHWEFARWQPPIENIVALCESPYKPVRGFIAKALTADATPEHKRYRLDPDILTPDAVYSFCEAADQSARKLGMVLIEKHPRLQLPQELFRLTESPDRSVRGFVIQRFWHWYRDRGITQGWKPQLSSVATLGAIAKQQAEADQQNLGAGAPVKPTALPADHDSLEQFLRRILLEIAPGRLAKNSSPSKTAKTSKKKGNGEMINKLKPLPTRKAKLNLIETLRDIAVADSDFARYVLPLLQEFKGSRGKSEHAACLVAVTRITAKHPELSVLTTPKMSAQLKGNEQ, encoded by the coding sequence GTGTCACTACGATTGACGCTCGATCAACTACATCGAGCATTGCAGGTAAGCGACCCTCAGCTTGTAAGACTCATTATTCAACTTTCCCAACAAATAGAAATCCCTGAAAAGCCCATTCGCCAAGGCGCCGATACATTTGATTCATTTATTGCTGAAATTTCCACCAGTGTCTTCCGCAAAAAACCGAAAGAAGAACAATGGGCTTTACGGGTAGAGCGAATTAAAGCTTTAGAAGTGGCTGATGCTGAAGTCCCATTAACTGAATGCTTAAAACTTCACCAAATATTATTTGCCCTTTACGAAAAAAATGATGCTTTCAGTCGTTGGTGTTTGCTGGCCGTTTTTCCAGAAATTGAGCTAACTTACGGCCCCTGGCGGGCATTAAAAGCTATATTCAAACAAGCCGAAGCTGATAATGATACCATTATTTATGGTGCATTGGCTGCCCGTTTTGATCAAGCATTAGCCAGTGGTCATTTTAAAATCAATCGCAGTACCTTAGTGTACTTAACTCGTCGTGCTTGGCGTTATTTACGCCGAAAAGGCGAGCAACTTCCGGCTTGCTACCCAGATACAGCCTGTGATGTATTAGCCCATTATACTGATGACACCCACTGGTCACGCACCTGGATTGCCAACCATATTTTTTATCATGAAAATGGTCAGTATAACCGCAACCGCTTTACCTTTCGTTCTCGCCCCAGCACTTTACTGAAATATCGTGCATTTACCGACAGTTGGCGATTAACTCCCAGGCCATTATTTGCATTACTAGAACAAGCACAAGCAGAACAAGTTCGCCGTTATGCCACTACTGCGTTAAAAACCGATTTCCGAGCCAGCCTGCGTGAAGTAGAGCCGCAATGGATCAGCCGCTTAGTCGGTAATCAAAGTGCCACAATAGACGACTTTGTTATTTGGGTGTTGGATAACGTCCCCCGCTTTGAACAAACAGCTTTTAAAACACTTGGCTTACACGACAGCGTATTAGCATTATTTAATTCCCCTTCAGATAATGCTCGGGTTTATGCTGCCACTTATGCTCGCACCCATGCACGGGACCTCTCCATTCCAAGCTTAATTCGCTTAATTGATAACAGTAATGAAACAGTACGTCAGCTAGCGTTTGACTTAATTCAATCTCACGAGCCACGCAAAGGCATTGGCCTTGATAACTGGGGTGCTATTTTAGAAACCCACTATGGCTATCAGTTTGCCGAAAGTGTCTTACTTAAACATTTCAGCAAACGAGAATTAACCCCGGGCTGGTATCAACAGCGTTTGTTGCAACCATCATCCAACGGGTTTGATTTTGCGGTTAAACACCTTACTCAGCATCACTCAAATAAATCGTTAGGCGCCCTCTATTTTAGTCAACTATTAGAAATGCTTGACTATCAACAACAACGGGCACGTAAAACCATTCGTTTTGCTTGTGAAGCATTAACCGAATTTGATTTAAACAGTTTACCCACTGACTTTTTAAAAGCTACTTTAATTAACCCCAAAACCCAACGCTATATTGCGCACTGGGTAGATCAAGGGTTATTAAGCCCCAAATCACTAGAGTTAACTTTTTTAAAAGCCATTGCTTTCCACCCCAGTTGGGAACAGGATGCCTGGCTAACAGCCCTTAAGCAATCTAAGCCTTGGGCAAAAGAACTGACTTATTCACAAGAATTAGCCGAAACGATTTTTTCTTGGCTAGCAGATATACGTCATTTTACGCCAGAGCAATTAAGCTTTGATTGGTTAATGACTTTGGTTGAACGCAGCGAACCGCTTTATCACGACTTTGCTGTGGATGTCATGAACCGGGCCTTTTTACCCGCAGATTTTGCCCCCGACACAGGCGAGCAACAACCATCAAAAGTAGCCACAAGTGCTGAAACAGAAATTAATGTAGACTTTGGCGGCGACAGTTTTTTATTTACTGGCAAGCTAGCCAAGATGACTCGCTCTGAGGCCAAAAATAAAGTTACTACCGCTGGTGGCAGCAACGCCTCTGGTGTTACTAAAAAATTAAAATGGCTCGTCATTGGCGATGAAGGCTCGCCACTATATGGAGAAGGACGCAAAGGCTCCAAACAAGTTAAAGCCGAATCGTTAATTGAAGAAGGGGCTGAATTAAAAATTATATCGGAGACTGCTTTTTTACAAATGCTGGCAGATGAGCAACGAGAATTTTCCGATGATGCTATCGAAGCTGGTTGTAACCGCCTGTGGGAAATGATTACTACGCCAGGCAAAGAAGATGCACCTCTCACTTTATTTGCCCTATCGTATATTCGTCATCACCACCCAGATATTTGTTTAAAAGAAACCGATCGGCCTGTAGACCCAGGTGCAGAAATCCCAGCTGATTTTCTGAGTTTTGAACGGGTACAACCATTATTTAATGATAATCGCGTCAATATCCGCGCTTTCGCTTTAGAGCTGGCCCATTGGGAATTTGCTCGCTGGCAACCCCCCATAGAAAATATTGTGGCGTTATGTGAATCACCCTATAAACCAGTACGGGGTTTTATTGCCAAAGCCCTTACGGCTGATGCTACTCCAGAACACAAGCGTTATCGACTGGACCCAGATATTCTTACGCCAGATGCCGTGTATAGCTTTTGCGAGGCAGCCGATCAATCAGCGCGCAAGCTGGGTATGGTGTTAATTGAAAAACACCCCCGGTTACAATTGCCACAAGAATTATTCCGGCTTACCGAAAGCCCCGATCGATCCGTTCGCGGTTTTGTTATTCAACGTTTCTGGCACTGGTATCGGGACCGAGGCATTACCCAAGGTTGGAAGCCACAATTGTCGTCTGTTGCTACGCTTGGGGCAATAGCCAAACAACAAGCCGAAGCTGACCAGCAGAATTTAGGCGCTGGCGCACCTGTCAAACCAACAGCACTACCCGCTGACCATGACAGCTTGGAACAATTCTTACGCCGTATTCTGCTTGAAATTGCTCCTGGCCGACTAGCGAAAAACAGCTCTCCCAGTAAAACAGCTAAAACCAGCAAGAAAAAAGGCAATGGTGAAATGATTAATAAATTAAAACCATTGCCGACCCGCAAGGCTAAATTGAATTTAATTGAAACATTACGGGATATTGCCGTAGCAGATAGCGATTTTGCCCGCTACGTTTTGCCCTTACTGCAAGAATTTAAAGGCTCTCGCGGTAAAAGCGAACATGCTGCCTGCTTAGTTGCTGTTACACGTATTACGGCAAAGCACCCTGAATTATCAGTATTGACTACTCCAAAAATGAGTGCTCAATTAAAGGGGAATGAACAATGA